The Streptomyces sp. HUAS MG91 sequence GGTTGAGACAGCGGGAGTTACGTGCGTTTCCGGCCCGGTGTGATGCCCGGGCCGTCTACGGGGATGAGGGGTTTGTCGTGACGGGGTGGGACATCGACCCGGCCGGGGTGTCCGGCGTGTTGTCCAAGTCGGGCACCGCAGCGAAGGACATGTCGAAGGCGGGCGGCGCGATGCAGAAGGACCTGGAGTCCGCGTCCTCCGCCGCAGGAACGCTCACCAGCCAGTACGGCCCGTACACCAGCACCGCAGGTGTGGTCGGGTCAGCGCTGGCGCAGTTCGCACAGCACTGGAACCGGGACCTGGTCTACATCGCCCGGCGCACCGAGAAGTCATTGAACGGGGCGGCCGAGGCCACCACCGCCTATGTGCACGGTTCGCAGGAGCAGGCGGCCAACGCTCAGCAGGAGGCGGCCAAGGAGCCGGCGATCGACATGCCGGGAGCAGGCGAGATCGGGCATCGTACGGAGGGTCGGTAGCGGTGAGCGAGCAGCTGATCGACCCTGCCGGCATCCCGCACTTCATCGGTGACCTCGCCACCCTGGACACCGACGTCACAAGCCTGACCGTGCACGCCGGTGAATTCCGCACGGCAGGCTCGGACG is a genomic window containing:
- a CDS encoding DUF6507 family protein, with translation MTGWDIDPAGVSGVLSKSGTAAKDMSKAGGAMQKDLESASSAAGTLTSQYGPYTSTAGVVGSALAQFAQHWNRDLVYIARRTEKSLNGAAEATTAYVHGSQEQAANAQQEAAKEPAIDMPGAGEIGHRTEGR